The following nucleotide sequence is from Flavobacteriales bacterium.
CATCTTTTAACACCGCAACCTCAATTTCTTCTTTTGTAAGATTCAAGGGTAATTCAATGTTTGTGCGGGTTTTACCATTGATAGAAATAGGATACACCTTGCTGCTTTCTACCAAAAATTGTTCGTTAAATAATGGCCATTTGGCAAAAACAATCGAGTTTTCGTTTCCGGCTATGCTCCAAAGCTCTTCGCATATATGGGGTGCAAAAGGCGAGAGCAAAATCAAAAATTGCTCCAGCACTTCTTTATTCGTGCAATTTTGTTCGTTAAACTCATTTACGGCAATCATAAAGCTGCTGACACACGTGTTTAACGAAATTCGATTGACATCATCGGTAATTTTTTTGATGCACGTGTGGAGTGTTTTTAGCGATTTTTTATCAGCCTCGCCCGCAACAGGAATGTATGCTCCATTGGCACCTACAAACAATTTCCAAACTTTTTTCAAGAATCGGTAAACTCCGTCTATGCCGCTGATGCTCCAGGGTTTTGAATCTTCCAAAGGCCCCAAAAACATTTCATACAAACGAAGCGTATCGGCTCCATATTCCTCACAAATATCATCCGGATTTACCACATTAAATTTCGATTTCGACATTTTGCCGATTTCTGATTTGGTATAGAATATCGGATCAAAGTCGGTCGATTTTGGCTCAAAAATTCCTTCTTCGTAGTGTCCGTTAGAACACTCAAAAACCGATTTAAAAAATTCAGGTCGCCAATCACGAAACTTATTCAATCCGTTCAAATCCAAAAAAGATTTTGAGTCAGTTTTTTCATAGTCGCTCACAAAATCAACAAATACGGGTATCGGTGTATAATCATCCAGATTTTCAACCAAGTCGGCACTCACAAAAACGGCCTTGCCGTCTTGTTTCTCTTTTTTCATATACAGAGATTCAACAATGCCTTGTATCATGCCTTGATTTACCAATTTTTTGAAAGGTTCGTCAAAGGGTACAACTCCAATATCAAACAAAAATTTGGTCCAAAATCGGCTATACAATAGGTGGCCTGTGGCGTGTTCAGAACCTCCGACATACAAATCCACCTGATTCCAATATCGAATGGCATCAGCCGATGCCAATACATTTTCATTTTCGGGATCCATATATCTTAGAAAATACCAACTACTTCCTGCCCAACCCGGCATGGTATCGGTTTCCCGTTTTCCTTCTGGGGTTTTTACCCAAGATTTTACCGATGCCAACGGCGACTCACCCGTTCCGGTTGGCTTGTAGCTCTGCACTTCCGGCAATTCGAGCGGCAAATCATTATCCGAAATCAATTTTGGCACTCCTGCTTGAAAAACAATCGGAATTGGTTCTCCCCAATATCGTTGACGACCAAAACCGGCATCTCTCAATTTGAAATTGGTTTTGCCCTTCCCAAGTTTTCTTTCTTCAATTTTAGAAATACAAGTTGTTATGGCCTCCAAAACGTCCAATCCATTCAAGAAATCGGAGTTTATACATTTTCCGGTTTTTGAATCGAATGATTCTTCTTGCACATTGGCGGCATCATTCTCAATGACCTGAACGATGGGCAAATTAAATTTTTTGGCAAATGCATGGTCGCGGCTATCGTGTGCCGGAACGGCCATAACTGCCCCAGTTCCGTATCCACCAAGCACATAATCGGCAATCCAAATAGGCAGTTTTTCACCAGAGAAAGGGTGTATGCAATACGAGCCTGAAAAAACTCCTGTCACTTTTTTCACTTCACTCATTCGCTCTCTTTCCGAACGATTTTTAGCCCATTCTACATAGGCTTCGGCCTCTTCTTTTTGGGCAGAAGTAATAAGTTGCGAAACCCACTCATGCTCTGGTGCTATTACCATAAAGGTTGCTCCAAATATGGTATCGGGTCTTGTGGTAAATATTTCTAATTTCTCCGATTTACCGTCTATTTGAAAAAACACCGATGCACCTTTGCTTTTTCCTATCCAGTTTCGTTGTATTTCTTTTATGGAGTCGCTCCAATCAATTTTTTCCAAACCTTGAAGCAATCTTTCTGAGTAGGCGGTTATTCGCAAAAACCATTGTTTCATAGGTTTTTTAATTACCGGATATCCACCTCTTTCCGAAAGGCCGTCTTTTACCTCTTCGTTGGCCAAAACAGTACCCAGCTCCTCACACCAGTTTACAGTGGTTTCTTGCATAAATGCCAACCGATAATGCTGCAATATAGCCTCCTTTTCGGCAGCGTCAAACGACAACCAATCGTCGGCAATAAACAACTCTACCTCTCCACCACAATGCTGCACATTCACATTTCCCTCGTTTTCAAAAATGGCCACCAAATTGTCTATATGCTCGGCTTTGTTCGACTTGGCATTATACCAATGCGAAAAAAGCTGCTTAAAAATCCATTGAGTCCATTTGTAATAGTCTGGGTCGCACGTGCGTATTTCTCTACTCCAGTCAAAGCTAAACCCTACTCTATCCATTTGATGCCGATAGCGTTTGATATTATCTTCGGTAGTGATGGCCGGATGTTGACCGGTTTGTATGGCATATTGTTCGGCGGGCAAACCAAAGGCATCATAACCCATTGGGTGCAACACATTAAAACCATTTAGTCGTTTAAATCGGCTGATAATGTCGGAAGCTATGTAGCCCAGCGGATGCCCCACATGAAGCCCCGCACCCGAAGGGTACGGAAACATATCCAGTACATAATACTTCGGTTTCGACAAATCACTTTTTACCTCATAAAGTTTTTTGTCACGCCAAATTTGTTGCCATTTGTGTTCAATAAACCGATGATTATAGTGCATTTCCGACATTTGCTAATCTTTGTTAGAGGCCGCGAAGATACGTAATGATTTAGAAGCT
It contains:
- a CDS encoding leucine--tRNA ligase → MHYNHRFIEHKWQQIWRDKKLYEVKSDLSKPKYYVLDMFPYPSGAGLHVGHPLGYIASDIISRFKRLNGFNVLHPMGYDAFGLPAEQYAIQTGQHPAITTEDNIKRYRHQMDRVGFSFDWSREIRTCDPDYYKWTQWIFKQLFSHWYNAKSNKAEHIDNLVAIFENEGNVNVQHCGGEVELFIADDWLSFDAAEKEAILQHYRLAFMQETTVNWCEELGTVLANEEVKDGLSERGGYPVIKKPMKQWFLRITAYSERLLQGLEKIDWSDSIKEIQRNWIGKSKGASVFFQIDGKSEKLEIFTTRPDTIFGATFMVIAPEHEWVSQLITSAQKEEAEAYVEWAKNRSERERMSEVKKVTGVFSGSYCIHPFSGEKLPIWIADYVLGGYGTGAVMAVPAHDSRDHAFAKKFNLPIVQVIENDAANVQEESFDSKTGKCINSDFLNGLDVLEAITTCISKIEERKLGKGKTNFKLRDAGFGRQRYWGEPIPIVFQAGVPKLISDNDLPLELPEVQSYKPTGTGESPLASVKSWVKTPEGKRETDTMPGWAGSSWYFLRYMDPENENVLASADAIRYWNQVDLYVGGSEHATGHLLYSRFWTKFLFDIGVVPFDEPFKKLVNQGMIQGIVESLYMKKEKQDGKAVFVSADLVENLDDYTPIPVFVDFVSDYEKTDSKSFLDLNGLNKFRDWRPEFFKSVFECSNGHYEEGIFEPKSTDFDPIFYTKSEIGKMSKSKFNVVNPDDICEEYGADTLRLYEMFLGPLEDSKPWSISGIDGVYRFLKKVWKLFVGANGAYIPVAGEADKKSLKTLHTCIKKITDDVNRISLNTCVSSFMIAVNEFNEQNCTNKEVLEQFLILLSPFAPHICEELWSIAGNENSIVFAKWPLFNEQFLVESSKVYPISINGKTRTNIELPLNLTKEEIEVAVLKDETVQKCIDGNFPKKVIVVPGRIVNIVV